The following proteins come from a genomic window of Streptomyces sp. NBC_01716:
- a CDS encoding Glu/Leu/Phe/Val dehydrogenase dimerization domain-containing protein has protein sequence MSPLISLTWQDHITGRKGYLVVDRLVRGVSSGGLRMREGCSLEEVTGLARGMTMKEALHFNDDPSARYIPLGGAKGGIDCDPRDPAAYGILVRYLRALRPYIETVWTMGEDLGLTQDLIDRAAGEAGLVSTVQAIHPLLDDEEAARRRLADAFAVDIDGIGLDELAGGCGVAEAALTALDRAGVAYDGTRVAVQGLGTMGGATARFLGRAGLTVVAVADVKGTIACPEGLDVEALLAARDAFGTVDRAVLRPGDRELPGDAWLSADAEILVPAAVSYAIDTANQARIRARWIVEAANMPVLAEAEELLAARGITVLPDIVVNSGTNAWWWWTLFGDIGPDADEAFAHTRRSMRALTELMLARAEADGTTPRAAAYAIATARLPLITERFGHYH, from the coding sequence ATGTCCCCGCTCATATCGCTGACCTGGCAGGACCACATCACCGGCCGCAAGGGGTATCTGGTCGTCGACCGACTCGTGCGCGGTGTCTCCAGCGGTGGACTGCGGATGCGGGAGGGCTGTTCGCTGGAGGAGGTGACCGGGCTCGCGCGTGGCATGACCATGAAGGAGGCCCTGCACTTCAACGACGACCCGTCGGCGCGCTACATCCCGCTCGGCGGCGCCAAGGGCGGTATCGACTGCGATCCCCGGGACCCGGCGGCGTACGGCATCCTCGTCCGCTACCTGCGCGCCCTGCGGCCGTACATCGAGACCGTCTGGACCATGGGCGAGGACCTGGGGCTGACCCAGGACCTGATCGACAGGGCCGCCGGCGAGGCTGGGCTCGTCTCGACCGTCCAGGCGATCCATCCGCTCCTCGACGACGAGGAGGCCGCGCGACGGCGGCTCGCCGACGCCTTCGCCGTGGACATCGACGGCATCGGCCTGGACGAGCTGGCCGGCGGCTGCGGGGTGGCCGAGGCGGCGCTCACCGCGCTGGACCGGGCGGGGGTGGCGTACGACGGGACACGGGTCGCGGTGCAGGGCCTGGGGACCATGGGCGGGGCGACCGCGCGGTTCCTCGGCCGGGCCGGACTCACCGTCGTGGCCGTGGCGGACGTCAAGGGCACCATCGCCTGTCCGGAGGGCCTGGACGTCGAGGCGCTGCTTGCCGCGCGTGACGCGTTCGGGACGGTGGACCGCGCGGTGCTGCGACCCGGCGACCGTGAACTGCCGGGTGACGCCTGGCTGTCGGCGGACGCGGAGATCCTGGTACCGGCGGCCGTCTCGTACGCGATCGACACCGCCAACCAGGCGCGAATCAGGGCCCGTTGGATCGTCGAGGCGGCCAACATGCCTGTGCTGGCCGAGGCGGAGGAGCTGCTGGCCGCACGCGGGATCACCGTGCTGCCGGACATCGTTGTCAACTCCGGTACGAACGCCTGGTGGTGGTGGACCCTCTTCGGCGACATCGGCCCCGACGCGGACGAGGCCTTCGCCCACACACGGCGCTCCATGCGCGCGCTGACGGAGCTGATGCTGGCTCGCGCGGAGGCCGACGGTACGACCCCGAGAGCCGCCGCGTACGCGATCGCCACGGCCCGACTGCCCCTGATCACCGAGCGGTTCGGCCACTACCACTGA
- a CDS encoding DUF6745 domain-containing protein, whose product MRNVDKWRGVAAATGAADRPAAEAGIRLAYRTAGLAEPERIIWADSPLAGLAAVKSLTDRGRSVREEVRTKPWADERRRIHDELGPAGWADRWGATGARLWDTTRALADRIRSGITDSLGTEAEDLPATRQLLLDAVLGQHDAAWLAAFDGRGDRLTGLAEVAAHAGWWWPYEKVTVVCERPVELHRDEAGRLDRGDGPALAYPDGFALYAWRGMPVPADFLDELTSLDPARIRNEENAELRRVMLEHYGYDRYLTESGAEPINKDETGILWRIALAGDEDVVMVEVVNSTPEPDGTSRTYWLRVPPGTRTAKAGVAWTFGLDPGEYEPLKQT is encoded by the coding sequence ATGCGGAATGTGGACAAGTGGCGGGGCGTCGCGGCGGCGACAGGCGCGGCCGACCGGCCGGCGGCCGAGGCGGGGATACGGCTCGCGTACCGAACGGCCGGACTGGCCGAGCCGGAGCGGATCATCTGGGCGGACTCCCCGCTCGCCGGGCTCGCCGCCGTCAAGTCCCTCACGGATCGGGGCAGATCGGTCCGTGAGGAGGTCCGCACCAAGCCATGGGCGGACGAACGGCGCCGTATTCACGACGAGTTGGGCCCGGCGGGCTGGGCCGACCGGTGGGGGGCCACCGGTGCCCGGCTCTGGGACACCACCCGCGCCCTCGCCGACCGGATCCGCTCCGGCATCACCGACTCGCTCGGCACGGAGGCGGAGGACCTCCCCGCCACGCGTCAGCTGCTGCTCGACGCGGTCCTCGGTCAGCACGACGCGGCCTGGCTCGCCGCGTTCGACGGCCGTGGCGACCGGCTCACGGGACTCGCCGAGGTCGCGGCGCACGCGGGCTGGTGGTGGCCCTACGAGAAGGTGACGGTGGTCTGCGAACGTCCGGTGGAGCTGCACCGTGACGAGGCGGGGCGCCTCGACCGCGGTGACGGCCCGGCCCTCGCCTACCCCGACGGCTTCGCCCTCTACGCCTGGCGCGGGATGCCGGTCCCGGCCGACTTCCTCGACGAGCTCACCTCGCTCGACCCCGCGCGGATCCGTAACGAGGAGAACGCGGAGCTGCGCCGCGTCATGCTGGAGCACTACGGCTACGACCGGTATCTCACCGAGTCCGGCGCCGAGCCGATCAACAAGGACGAGACCGGCATCCTCTGGCGGATAGCCCTCGCCGGGGACGAGGACGTCGTGATGGTCGAAGTCGTCAACTCCACCCCGGAGCCCGACGGCACGAGCCGCACCTACTGGCTGCGCGTGCCGCCGGGGACTCGTACCGCCAAGGCGGGCGTCGCCTGGACGTTCGGCCTGGACCCCGGGGAGTACGAACCGCTGAAGCAGACCTGA
- a CDS encoding STM4012 family radical SAM protein, whose translation MTDTTSTTGTAPRPRPYESYVYAYPHKTAYRPLADRPALSGLWAGERKDALSLYLHIPFCEVRCGFCNLFTRIGAPGELTTRYLDALDRQATAVADALHADGATEADGVRFAAAAFGGGTPTFLDAAELERLCDIAEKRMGADLRAVPLSVETSPSTATADRLSVLAERGATRLSIGVQSFVEEEARAAVRPQRRSDVEAALGRIRDARIPVLNIDLIYGIDGQTPQSWRFSLDAALAWRPEELYLYPLYARPLTPLGRRAHPSEADWDTQRLDLYRRGRDHLLAEGYEQVSMRMFRRVGAPREGAEDYACQTDGMIGLGCGARSYTSRLHYSFDYAVGMREIRNIIDDYTATEDFSRAEVGRAVDPDEARRRHLLQSLLQAEGMQLDEYRGRFGSLPGDDFPAELERFAGLGWLDTAAGPGLLRLSPEGLAHSDALGPALFSPAVRAAMAAYEPK comes from the coding sequence ATGACCGACACGACCAGTACCACCGGCACCGCGCCCCGGCCGCGCCCGTACGAGAGTTACGTCTACGCCTATCCGCACAAGACGGCGTACCGCCCGCTGGCCGACCGTCCGGCGCTGAGCGGCCTGTGGGCCGGTGAGCGGAAGGACGCGCTCTCGCTCTATCTGCACATACCGTTCTGCGAGGTCCGCTGCGGCTTCTGCAATCTCTTCACCCGGATCGGCGCGCCCGGCGAACTGACGACGCGTTATCTGGACGCGCTGGACCGGCAGGCGACCGCTGTCGCCGACGCGCTCCACGCGGACGGCGCGACGGAGGCGGACGGAGTGCGCTTCGCCGCCGCCGCTTTCGGCGGCGGCACCCCCACCTTCCTCGACGCCGCCGAGCTTGAGCGGCTGTGCGACATCGCCGAGAAGCGGATGGGCGCCGATCTGCGGGCCGTCCCGCTCTCCGTGGAGACATCGCCGTCGACCGCCACCGCCGACCGGCTGTCGGTGCTGGCCGAGCGCGGGGCCACACGGCTGAGTATCGGCGTGCAGAGCTTCGTCGAGGAGGAGGCGAGGGCGGCCGTGCGCCCGCAGCGCCGCTCCGACGTCGAGGCCGCGCTCGGCCGGATCCGGGACGCGCGGATCCCGGTCCTCAACATCGACCTCATCTACGGCATCGACGGGCAGACCCCGCAGTCCTGGCGGTTCTCGCTCGACGCGGCGCTCGCCTGGCGGCCCGAGGAGCTGTATCTCTACCCGCTGTACGCACGGCCGTTGACCCCGCTGGGCAGGCGCGCGCATCCCAGTGAGGCCGACTGGGACACCCAGCGGCTGGACCTCTACCGGCGGGGCCGGGACCATCTGCTCGCCGAGGGGTACGAGCAGGTGTCGATGCGGATGTTCCGCCGCGTCGGCGCGCCGCGCGAGGGGGCCGAGGACTACGCGTGCCAGACCGACGGCATGATCGGCCTCGGCTGCGGCGCGCGTTCGTACACCTCGCGGCTGCACTACTCCTTCGACTACGCGGTCGGGATGCGCGAGATCCGGAACATCATCGACGACTACACGGCCACCGAGGACTTCTCCCGCGCCGAGGTGGGCCGCGCGGTCGACCCGGACGAGGCGCGCCGCCGCCACCTCCTGCAGTCGCTGCTCCAGGCGGAGGGCATGCAACTGGACGAGTACCGCGGGCGGTTCGGCAGCCTTCCGGGCGACGACTTCCCGGCCGAGCTGGAGCGTTTCGCCGGCCTCGGCTGGCTCGACACGGCCGCCGGGCCCGGCCTCCTTCGGCTCTCGCCGGAGGGGCTCGCCCACTCGGACGCGCTGGGCCCGGCCCTGTTCTCCCCCGCCGTCCGGGCCGCGATGGCCGCGTACGAACCGAAGTGA
- a CDS encoding STM4014 family protein has product MSPSPSSGGPGPRRSAGQGLAVVGNPANRRVRLFQDAVGAAGLPPAREVAWLEVLGGRAEFHPGETVRVESPGEDAAVERLLRGTDDPTRVEGTALWYERFTSAVRELGRGVREAGARLLDDPDELAVLFDKRLCHEVLDLASVPVPPSPTSGPGAPPVRGWDDVRALMDGPGMRRAFVKIAHGSSASGVLAVEYAGPGRVRATTSVERDAAGRLFNSLRVRRLTTEPEVAAIVDALAPDGLHVERWLPKAMLNGRATDLRVVVVAGRATHAVVRTSSSPMTNLHLGGSRGDLNAVREATEAASGGGGWRAALEICEQAAACFPGTHCVGVDLLPATGWRRFAVGEVNAFGDLLPGLTGLPGSGAEGLDTYGAQIASLRAGGPPAAGAGQERRARL; this is encoded by the coding sequence ATGTCGCCGTCTCCGAGTAGCGGCGGGCCGGGCCCGCGACGATCCGCCGGACAGGGCCTGGCGGTCGTCGGCAATCCCGCGAACCGCCGCGTCCGGCTTTTCCAGGACGCGGTGGGCGCGGCGGGCCTGCCACCGGCCCGTGAGGTGGCCTGGCTCGAAGTGCTGGGCGGGCGTGCCGAGTTCCACCCCGGTGAGACCGTGCGTGTCGAGTCGCCGGGCGAGGACGCGGCGGTGGAGCGGCTGTTGCGCGGCACGGACGATCCGACGCGGGTCGAGGGCACGGCGCTCTGGTACGAGCGGTTCACCTCCGCCGTACGGGAATTGGGCCGTGGGGTGCGCGAGGCGGGTGCGCGTCTCCTGGACGATCCGGACGAGTTGGCGGTGCTGTTCGACAAGCGGCTGTGCCACGAGGTGCTGGACCTGGCCTCCGTCCCGGTGCCGCCGTCACCGACCTCGGGGCCCGGCGCCCCGCCCGTTCGCGGCTGGGACGACGTACGTGCGCTGATGGACGGCCCCGGCATGCGCCGCGCGTTCGTCAAGATCGCCCACGGCTCGTCCGCCTCGGGAGTGCTGGCCGTCGAGTACGCCGGCCCCGGCCGCGTGCGCGCGACGACATCGGTCGAACGCGACGCGGCGGGACGGCTGTTCAACTCGCTGCGGGTACGGCGGCTGACGACCGAGCCGGAGGTGGCCGCGATCGTCGACGCGCTGGCCCCGGACGGGTTGCATGTCGAGCGGTGGCTGCCGAAGGCCATGCTGAACGGCAGGGCGACTGACCTGCGGGTGGTGGTCGTCGCGGGCCGCGCGACGCACGCCGTCGTACGGACCAGCTCGTCGCCGATGACCAACCTGCATCTCGGCGGGTCGCGTGGCGATTTGAACGCGGTGCGGGAGGCGACCGAAGCGGCGAGCGGCGGCGGGGGGTGGCGAGCCGCCCTGGAGATCTGCGAACAGGCCGCCGCCTGCTTCCCCGGCACGCACTGCGTCGGCGTGGACCTGCTGCCCGCGACCGGCTGGCGCCGCTTCGCCGTCGGCGAGGTCAACGCCTTCGGCGATCTGCTGCCCGGCCTCACCGGACTGCCCGGCAGCGGCGCGGAAGGCCTGGACACCTACGGGGCGCAAATCGCGTCGCTGCGGGCGGGCGGTCCGCCCGCGGCCGGCGCGGGACAGGAGCGCCGTGCGCGGCTCTGA
- a CDS encoding TetR/AcrR family transcriptional regulator, which produces MARVRLSVEERREDLLRAAVDQIQTRGVAAVRVADVATVLGVSNALVLYHFSTKEKLLAAAFRHAAEEDLAQLRELLGRRTSALRRLHAAIRWYAPTGEAKGWRLWIEGWAAAPREPTLHEVASELDQQWKAALASVINEGVEAGEFRCSDPVAAAWRLTALLDGLAVQMTSYAGSLTRATLLDWTDEALARELSIDRAELTAASG; this is translated from the coding sequence GTGGCGAGAGTACGGCTGAGTGTGGAGGAGCGGCGCGAGGACCTCCTGCGCGCCGCCGTCGATCAGATCCAGACACGGGGAGTGGCGGCCGTGCGCGTGGCCGACGTCGCCACCGTCCTGGGCGTGAGCAACGCCCTGGTGCTGTACCACTTCTCCACGAAGGAGAAGCTTCTCGCCGCCGCCTTCCGGCACGCCGCCGAGGAAGACCTGGCGCAGTTGCGGGAGTTGCTCGGCCGCCGTACCAGCGCCCTGCGAAGGCTGCACGCCGCGATCCGCTGGTACGCGCCGACCGGCGAGGCCAAGGGCTGGCGGCTCTGGATCGAGGGATGGGCGGCGGCGCCGCGCGAGCCCACGCTGCACGAGGTGGCCAGCGAACTCGACCAGCAGTGGAAGGCCGCGCTCGCCTCCGTCATCAACGAAGGCGTCGAAGCGGGTGAGTTCCGCTGCTCCGACCCGGTCGCCGCGGCCTGGCGGCTGACCGCGCTGCTGGACGGACTCGCCGTGCAGATGACCTCGTACGCGGGATCGCTGACCCGCGCCACCCTCCTGGACTGGACGGACGAGGCGCTGGCACGCGAACTGAGCATCGACAGAGCGGAGCTCACCGCCGCGAGCGGATGA
- a CDS encoding STM4013/SEN3800 family hydrolase, with the protein MRQVVGRDDLLLITLDTLRYDVAAELTAAGRLPNLARHLPGGRWEKRHAPGSFTYASHQAMFAGFLPTPASAGPHPRLFAARFEGSESTAARTFVFDAPDLVSGLADAGYRTVCVGGVGFFNKRGALGSVLPGMFQESHWEPEFGVASPTSFESQVARAEGVVAELPAGQRLFLFVNVPSLHQPNWFHLPGATREAGDSRETHAAALEYVDRHIGRLFAAASSRRRCFTIVCSDHGTAYGDDGWTGHRLGHESVWTVPYAHFFLEPGAP; encoded by the coding sequence ATGCGCCAAGTCGTCGGCCGCGACGACCTGCTGCTCATCACGCTCGACACCCTGCGTTACGACGTGGCCGCCGAGCTGACCGCGGCGGGCCGGCTGCCGAATCTCGCCCGGCATCTCCCGGGCGGGCGCTGGGAGAAGCGGCACGCCCCCGGCAGCTTCACCTACGCCTCGCACCAGGCGATGTTCGCCGGGTTCCTGCCGACGCCCGCGTCGGCGGGGCCGCATCCGCGGCTGTTCGCCGCGCGGTTCGAGGGGAGCGAGTCCACGGCCGCGAGGACGTTCGTCTTCGACGCGCCCGACCTCGTGTCGGGTCTCGCGGACGCCGGGTACCGGACGGTGTGCGTCGGAGGTGTCGGCTTCTTCAACAAGCGGGGCGCGCTCGGTTCCGTACTGCCGGGGATGTTCCAGGAGAGCCACTGGGAGCCGGAGTTCGGCGTCGCGTCGCCGACGTCCTTCGAGTCGCAGGTGGCCCGCGCGGAGGGGGTCGTGGCCGAACTGCCGGCCGGTCAGCGGCTGTTCCTCTTCGTCAATGTGCCGTCGCTGCACCAGCCGAACTGGTTCCATCTGCCCGGCGCCACCCGTGAGGCGGGTGACTCGCGTGAGACGCACGCCGCCGCGCTCGAATACGTGGACCGGCACATCGGCCGGCTCTTCGCCGCGGCGAGCAGCCGCCGCCGCTGCTTCACGATCGTCTGTTCCGACCACGGCACGGCCTACGGCGACGACGGCTGGACGGGCCACCGCCTCGGCCACGAGTCCGTCTGGACCGTGCCGTACGCCCACTTCTTCCTGGAACCAGGGGCACCCTGA
- a CDS encoding STM4015 family protein: MDIEHFDEFHGLPVFTLPHHKIRSLKALPEAEAVAWRLDCGWEEEWTFPELWKHFTDAVDTERVRALVIGPWWSGDYSELAPALELIVADAARFPALRALFLGDVVGEECEVSWLVMTDVTPAIEAFPSLEEFAVRGCGDTYQNGAVRLRPVQHERLRLLRFESGGLRGSVVRAVGESELPALERLELWLGIEEYGGDATVADLAPLLDGGRFPLLRHLGLRNSEIQDEIAGAVASAPVVAGLESLALSMGTLADPGGEALLAGQPLTHLKTLDLRHHFMSPDVTDRIQQTLGPHGVRVELEPPYDLSADDEWRYVAVSE; the protein is encoded by the coding sequence ATGGACATCGAGCACTTCGACGAGTTCCACGGGCTGCCGGTCTTCACCCTCCCCCACCACAAGATCCGGTCGCTGAAGGCGCTGCCCGAGGCCGAGGCCGTCGCCTGGCGGCTCGATTGCGGGTGGGAAGAGGAGTGGACCTTCCCCGAGTTGTGGAAGCACTTCACGGATGCCGTCGACACGGAGCGCGTGCGCGCGCTGGTCATCGGACCGTGGTGGAGCGGGGATTACAGCGAGCTGGCGCCCGCCCTCGAACTGATCGTCGCCGACGCGGCACGCTTCCCCGCCCTGCGCGCCCTGTTCCTGGGGGACGTGGTCGGCGAGGAGTGCGAGGTGTCCTGGCTGGTGATGACCGACGTCACCCCGGCGATCGAGGCTTTCCCGTCCCTGGAGGAGTTCGCCGTGCGTGGCTGCGGCGACACGTATCAGAACGGTGCCGTGCGGCTGCGGCCGGTGCAGCACGAGAGGCTGCGCCTCCTGCGGTTCGAGTCGGGCGGGCTGCGGGGCTCTGTCGTCCGCGCGGTGGGCGAGAGCGAACTGCCCGCGCTGGAGCGGCTGGAGCTGTGGCTGGGCATCGAGGAGTACGGCGGCGACGCGACCGTCGCCGATCTCGCGCCGCTCCTCGACGGCGGCCGGTTCCCGCTCCTGCGCCATCTGGGGCTCCGGAACAGCGAGATCCAGGACGAGATCGCCGGCGCCGTGGCCTCCGCGCCGGTCGTCGCCGGGCTCGAATCGCTGGCGCTGTCCATGGGCACGCTCGCCGACCCGGGCGGTGAAGCCCTCCTCGCCGGCCAGCCGCTCACCCATCTGAAGACGCTGGACCTGCGCCACCACTTCATGTCGCCGGACGTGACCGACAGAATCCAGCAGACCCTGGGTCCGCACGGGGTGCGGGTGGAGCTGGAGCCGCCCTACGACCTCAGCGCTGACGACGAGTGGCGTTATGTCGCCGTCTCCGAGTAG
- a CDS encoding STM4015 family protein has translation MTISNHLQELDGLPAFDFPDAEAEPKAKLPDAGSVAWRVAVDAYESEEEWESAFARFLKAVDATQVRALIVGAWSDVYETAPDGVIGAIVAASDQLPSLGALFVGDITYEECEISWINQTAMAPLLNGLPQLHSFGVRGGQGLDMAGVKHERLRSLTVETGGLDADVVRNIAAAELPALERLDIWLGVSWYGANTVVADLEPFLTGVRLPALKSLALRNSEIQDDIAAALAGAPVVARLETVDLSMGTLGDEGAEALLGGQPLTHLKKLDLHHHFLSEPMRKRIRTTLEPAGVVVDLSGCESERNGDSRYTAVAE, from the coding sequence ATGACCATTTCGAACCACCTGCAGGAGTTGGACGGCCTGCCCGCGTTCGACTTCCCCGACGCCGAAGCCGAGCCGAAGGCGAAGCTCCCCGACGCGGGGTCGGTGGCCTGGCGCGTCGCGGTGGACGCGTACGAGAGCGAGGAGGAGTGGGAGTCGGCGTTCGCCCGTTTCCTCAAGGCCGTCGACGCGACCCAGGTCCGCGCGCTGATCGTCGGCGCCTGGAGCGACGTCTACGAGACCGCTCCTGACGGCGTGATCGGGGCCATCGTCGCCGCGAGCGACCAACTCCCCTCTCTGGGCGCGCTGTTCGTCGGTGACATCACCTACGAGGAGTGCGAGATCTCGTGGATCAACCAGACGGCGATGGCGCCGCTGCTCAACGGCCTGCCGCAGCTGCACTCGTTCGGGGTGCGCGGCGGCCAAGGGCTGGACATGGCCGGCGTCAAGCACGAGCGGCTTCGCTCACTGACCGTCGAGACGGGCGGTCTGGACGCCGATGTCGTGCGGAACATAGCCGCGGCCGAACTGCCCGCGCTGGAGCGGCTGGACATCTGGCTGGGTGTGTCCTGGTACGGCGCGAACACGGTCGTGGCGGACCTGGAGCCGTTCCTCACCGGAGTGCGTCTCCCCGCTCTGAAGTCACTGGCACTGCGCAACAGCGAGATCCAGGACGACATCGCGGCGGCGCTGGCGGGAGCGCCCGTCGTTGCGCGGCTGGAGACGGTCGACCTGTCGATGGGCACCCTCGGTGACGAGGGAGCCGAGGCACTGCTCGGCGGTCAGCCGCTCACGCATCTCAAGAAGCTCGATCTGCACCACCACTTTCTCAGCGAGCCGATGCGGAAGCGGATCCGTACGACTCTGGAGCCCGCCGGTGTGGTCGTGGATCTCTCCGGGTGCGAGTCCGAGAGGAACGGCGACTCGCGTTACACGGCGGTGGCCGAATGA
- a CDS encoding carbohydrate kinase family protein: protein MVVGGSGVDTVVRVDSLPVPLADSVGVGPIREWPGQTGGNVALGCRALGLNVKFLDFVGDDPAGGQVREHLAKGGVDFEGLISSAGTRRAVNLVETTGGRMSFHDARDPEDLRMPRDFYLPHLTRARHVHVSITNFTRFLFDDIIEQGIPVSTDLHDWDGVDSYHREFAYRADLVFLSAAGASERIAPVMREILREGRAQAVVATAGAGGSYLLTREGSRTPRPIPATVPPAPVVDSNGAGDAYVAGFLYGRLAGRDLEACARLGAVAGAYACTVEGSSSLIGADALLSRTS from the coding sequence CTGGTCGTCGGCGGCAGCGGGGTCGACACGGTCGTCCGTGTCGACTCGCTCCCCGTCCCGCTCGCCGACTCGGTCGGTGTGGGGCCGATCCGCGAATGGCCCGGTCAGACCGGTGGCAATGTGGCTCTGGGCTGTCGGGCCCTCGGACTGAACGTCAAATTCCTCGACTTCGTCGGTGACGACCCGGCGGGCGGTCAGGTACGCGAACATCTCGCCAAGGGCGGTGTGGACTTCGAGGGGCTGATCTCGTCCGCGGGCACCCGGCGTGCGGTCAATCTCGTCGAGACGACGGGCGGCCGGATGTCCTTCCACGACGCGCGTGATCCGGAAGACCTGCGGATGCCGCGCGACTTCTATCTCCCCCACCTCACGCGGGCCCGCCATGTCCATGTGTCGATCACGAACTTCACCCGTTTCCTCTTCGACGACATCATCGAACAGGGGATCCCCGTCTCGACCGATCTGCACGACTGGGACGGGGTGGACTCCTACCACCGGGAGTTCGCCTACCGCGCGGACCTGGTCTTCCTCAGCGCCGCGGGAGCGAGCGAGCGGATAGCCCCGGTGATGCGGGAGATCCTGCGTGAGGGCAGGGCGCAGGCGGTGGTGGCCACGGCGGGCGCCGGAGGGTCGTATCTGCTGACCCGGGAGGGCAGCCGTACTCCCCGGCCGATCCCGGCGACCGTCCCGCCCGCACCGGTGGTGGACTCCAACGGCGCGGGCGACGCGTATGTCGCCGGGTTCCTCTACGGGCGGCTGGCCGGGCGGGACCTGGAGGCGTGCGCGCGCCTGGGCGCGGTCGCGGGGGCCTACGCCTGCACGGTGGAGGGCAGTTCGTCGCTGATCGGCGCCGACGCGCTCCTCTCCCGCACGTCCTGA